One Rhinopithecus roxellana isolate Shanxi Qingling chromosome 7, ASM756505v1, whole genome shotgun sequence DNA segment encodes these proteins:
- the DCAF8L2 gene encoding DDB1- and CUL4-associated factor 8-like protein 2, protein MSHQEGSTDGLPDLGTENLFSSPEEQSGAVAATEASSDTDMATSELSVTVTGDGGDTRDGGFPNDAGTENRSSDRESASEDIELDSMEDFQHFLTSGESLFHYPLVGEEETEREEEEEIQEEGREEAEGGEEAEEEEEEEEEQPRAGPQCSGANHEQYLLEEDPALEEWVSSETSPLPRPRWQVVTALHQRQLGSRPHFVYEACGARAFVQRFRLQYRLAEHVGCVNTVHFNQRGTRLASSGDDLKVIVWDWVRQKPVLNFESGHTNNVFQAKFLPNCGDSTLAMCARDGQVRVAELISASYFENTKCVAQHRGPAHKLALVPDSPSQFLTSGEDAVVFTIDLRQDRPASKVVVTREKDKKVGLYTITVNPANTYQFAVGGQDQFVRIYDQRRIDEKENNGVLKKFTPHHLVNCVFPTNITCVVYSHDGTELLASYNDEDIYLFNSSYSDGAQYTKRFKGHRNNTTVKGVNFYGPRSEFVVSGSDCGHIFFWEKSSCQIIQFLKGNREGTINCLEPHPYLPVLATSGLDHNVKIWTPTAKAATGLTGLKKVIKKNKWERDEDSLHHASLFDQYMLWFLMRHLTQRGHHRGWRSGEAEFPDEESDESSSTSETSEEEEGQDRVQCMPS, encoded by the coding sequence ATGTCCCACCAAGAGGGAAGCACAGACGGCTTACCAGACCTAGGGACTGAAAACCTGTTCAGCAGCCCAGAGGAGCAGTCTGGAGCGGTGGCGGCGACAGAGGCCTCGTCAGACACTGACATGGCGACCTCAGAGCTGAGTGTGACAGTGACCGGAGATGGCGGTGATACCAGGGATGGTGGATTCCCCAACGATGCCGGCACAGAAAATCGAAGCTCAGACCGAGAAAGTGCAAGTGAAGACATCGAACTTGACAGCATGGAGGACTTTCAGCATTTCCTCACGAGTGGTGAAAGTTTATTCCATTACCCTTTAGtgggagaggaggagacagaaagggaggaggaagaggagatacaggaggagggaagggaggaggcggagggaggagaggaggcggaggaggaggaggaggaggaagaagaacagCCTCGGGCGGGTCCACAATGCAGTGGCGCCAACCATGAGCAGTATTTGTTAGAGGAGGATCCGGCGCTGGAGGAGTGGGTTTCCTCAGAGACATCTCCCCTGCCCCGACCTCGCTGGCAGGTCGTTACTGCTCTTCATCAGCGGCAGCTGGGTTCACGTCCCCATTTTGTATATGAGGCCTGTGGGGCAAGAGCCTTTGTGCAGCGTTTCCGCCTGCAATATCGTCTTGCAGAGCATGTCGGTTGTGTTAATACTGTACACTTTAACCAGCGTGGCACCCGGCTGGCCAGTAGCGGTGATGACCTAAAGGTGATAGTGTGGGACTGGGTACGGCAGAAGCCAGTACTCAACTTTGAAAGTGGTCACACAAACAATGTCTTCCAGGCCAAATTCCTTCCTAATTGTGGTGATTCCACCCTGGCCATGTGTGCCCGTGATGGGCAGGTACGGGTAGCAGAACTAATTAGTGCATCATATTTCGAGAATACTAAGTGTGTGGCCCAGCACAGGGGACCTGCCCACAAGTTGGCTCTGGTGCCTGACtctccttctcagttcctcactTCGGGTGAAGATGCTGTTGTCTTCACCATTGACCTCAGACAAGACCGGCCAGCTTCAAAAGTTGTGGTAACAAGAGAAAAGGATAAGAAAGTGGGACTGTATACAATTACTGTGAATCCCGCCAATACCTACCAATTTGCAGTGGGCGGACAAGATCAGTTTGTAAGAATTTATGACCAGAGGAGAAttgatgagaaagaaaacaatggagTGCTCAAGAAATTCACTCCTCATCATCTGGTTAATTGTGTTTTCCCAACAAACATCACCTGTGTTGTGTACAGTCACGATGGCACAGAGCTCCTAGCCAGCTACAATGATGAAGATATTTACCTCTTCAACTCCTCTTACAGTGATGGTGCTCAATACACGAAGAGATTTAAGGGGCACAGAAACAATACCACAGTCAAAGGTGTTAATTTCTATGGCCCCAGAAGTGAGTTTGTAGTGAGCGGTAGTGATTGCGGGCATATCTTCTTCTGGGAGAAATCATCCTGCCAGATCATCCAGTTCCTAAAGGGGAACAGGGAAGGTACAATAAACTGTCTTGAACCCCACCCTTACCTACCTGTGCTGGCGACCAGTGGCCTAGATCATAATGTGAAGATCTGGACACCCACAGCTAAAGCTGCCACTGGGCTTACTGGATTAAAGAAGGTGATTAAGAAGAACAAGTGGGAACGAGATGAAGATAGCTTGCACCATGCCAGCCTGTTTGACCAGTACATGCTTTGGTTCCTCATGCGTCACCTGACACAGAGAGGTCATCACCGGGGCTGGAGAAGTGGTGAAGCCGAATTTCCAGATGAAGAATCGGATGAGTCTTCCAGCACCTCAGAGACATCCGAGGAGGAGGAGGGCCAAGACCGAGTGCAGTGCATGCCATCCTGA